One Pectobacterium colocasium DNA segment encodes these proteins:
- a CDS encoding sugar ABC transporter ATP-binding protein has translation MAGYDLASSSSGGGLAMAHISKQFAGISALDNVSLTVRPGEILGLIGENGAGKSTLIKVLAGVYAADGGEIAIDGQRLTAVTPAVIHAHGVRFIHQELHLIPHFTVAESVFLGQEPVKCWRGVDRRAMRRETEQFFQHTFTLSIDANRLIRELSLAERKLVQIARALIDGKARLVVFDEPTAPLEAREAAQLLDTLQTLKRRGIAIIYVSHYLNEIANICDRVTVLRNGKGVAMLDDPETKDIDGMIRLMVGREIASLFDGKRKAGKSETPLLQVEQLTDRQHFQPIRFQVAAGEIVGIAGLLGSGREALIDALYGITPAREGHIAIEGQTLRPRSPVQAIARRMALVPRDRRHDGLILPLSVADNINLASLPAVAWRGWLRRKKAAAQANHLAQTLDIRPGDVSIPVRNLSGGNQQKVILARWLKTDTRLFILDEPTLGVDIGAKAEIYQLTRQLAAEGRAVIVSSSDDGELLGLCDRILVMWRGELIADVPTEHLSLDSLLALTSSGRTQEAV, from the coding sequence ATGGCGGGATATGATTTAGCCTCGTCGTCATCCGGCGGCGGTCTGGCAATGGCACACATCAGTAAGCAGTTTGCGGGGATTTCCGCGCTGGACAATGTCTCGCTAACGGTTCGGCCGGGAGAAATTCTCGGTCTGATCGGGGAGAACGGTGCGGGGAAATCGACCTTAATCAAGGTACTGGCTGGTGTTTATGCCGCGGATGGCGGTGAGATCGCTATCGATGGGCAGCGGTTGACCGCTGTGACGCCTGCGGTTATCCACGCGCACGGCGTGCGTTTTATCCATCAGGAACTGCATCTGATTCCCCATTTTACCGTGGCGGAATCGGTGTTTCTGGGGCAGGAGCCTGTGAAGTGCTGGCGAGGTGTCGATCGTCGGGCGATGCGGCGTGAAACGGAGCAGTTTTTTCAGCACACCTTTACTTTATCGATAGACGCTAACCGGCTGATTCGCGAGCTAAGTCTGGCGGAACGCAAACTGGTACAGATTGCGCGAGCGCTGATTGATGGCAAGGCGCGGCTGGTGGTGTTTGATGAACCGACCGCGCCACTCGAAGCACGCGAAGCCGCACAGCTATTGGATACGCTCCAGACGCTGAAACGGCGTGGTATCGCCATTATCTATGTCTCTCATTATCTTAATGAAATTGCGAATATCTGCGATCGCGTCACCGTATTACGTAATGGTAAGGGCGTGGCGATGCTGGACGATCCTGAAACGAAGGATATCGATGGAATGATTCGCCTGATGGTAGGGCGAGAGATTGCCAGTCTGTTTGACGGGAAACGGAAGGCAGGGAAAAGCGAAACTCCGCTGCTACAGGTTGAACAGCTTACCGATCGGCAGCATTTCCAACCGATCCGTTTTCAGGTCGCGGCGGGAGAAATTGTTGGTATCGCGGGGCTGTTAGGTTCGGGGCGTGAGGCGCTGATTGATGCGCTCTATGGTATTACGCCTGCCCGTGAGGGACATATCGCGATCGAGGGGCAGACGCTGCGACCGCGTTCTCCGGTACAGGCAATTGCACGGCGTATGGCGCTGGTGCCGCGCGATCGTCGTCACGATGGGCTGATTTTACCGCTATCCGTGGCGGACAATATCAATTTGGCTTCCTTGCCTGCTGTCGCCTGGCGCGGATGGCTACGGCGTAAAAAAGCCGCTGCGCAGGCGAATCATCTGGCGCAGACGCTGGATATTCGGCCGGGTGATGTCAGTATCCCCGTACGTAATTTAAGCGGCGGTAACCAGCAGAAGGTAATATTGGCGCGTTGGCTAAAGACCGACACCCGCCTGTTTATCCTTGATGAACCGACGCTGGGTGTCGATATTGGCGCGAAGGCAGAAATTTATCAGTTGACCCGACAGCTCGCCGCCGAGGGGCGGGCGGTTATCGTCTCTTCCAGCGACGATGGTGAACTACTGGGGCTGTGCGATCGTATACTGGTGATGTGGCGTGGCGAACTTATCGCCGATGTGCCGACGGAGCATCTCTCGTTGGACAGCCTGCTGGCGTTGACCAGCAGTGGCCGAACACAGGAGGCGGTATGA